One window from the genome of Pseudoalteromonas sp. '520P1 No. 423' encodes:
- a CDS encoding peptidoglycan DD-metalloendopeptidase family protein, whose protein sequence is MKKIIILSGLFLFGCPTVKKDCNFNEHNQVLAQASKIKKNQIDFADFKATSENQKVLKLKQGETLAHLLKPYGLNAVDILDISNKLNPYISVNKMNVGQSINLIMNGNNIKRIIIPIAFNQEITLNKIKNIWQAQKSNLETETQYKLVAGRIEGSFYQSALETHAPLSVINRFMLAYSHNVDFQRSIRKGDSFRLIYTEKFLKNDSEIKQVDKLKYAELTLSNKTTRLYRFESIDKGAYFYDNEGKLANSFLLKTPLEGARLSSHFGKRKHPVLGYTRIHKGIDFGAPKGTPILAAGNGIIEKSGWGGSFGNLIRIKHKNGYQSLYAHLNGFAKGIKKGVKVKQGQIIGYLGNTGLSQARHLHYEIHKNGRAIDPLKLKQASSIKLKGKQLIAFEKYKKEIDGYLI, encoded by the coding sequence ATGAAAAAAATAATAATATTAAGTGGTCTTTTTTTATTCGGATGCCCAACAGTAAAAAAAGACTGTAACTTTAATGAACATAATCAAGTGCTCGCACAAGCATCTAAAATTAAAAAAAACCAAATTGATTTTGCTGACTTTAAAGCAACTTCAGAGAACCAAAAAGTATTAAAATTAAAACAAGGAGAGACTCTTGCACATTTACTTAAACCCTATGGTTTAAATGCTGTTGATATATTAGATATCAGTAATAAACTTAATCCTTACATTTCAGTAAATAAAATGAATGTCGGTCAGAGTATTAATCTCATTATGAACGGAAATAATATTAAGCGTATTATAATTCCTATAGCGTTTAATCAAGAGATCACTTTAAATAAAATTAAAAACATTTGGCAAGCACAAAAATCAAACCTTGAAACAGAGACTCAATATAAACTGGTTGCAGGGCGGATAGAGGGAAGTTTTTATCAAAGCGCATTAGAAACACACGCACCTCTGTCTGTAATTAATCGTTTTATGCTAGCGTATTCTCATAATGTAGATTTTCAAAGGTCGATAAGAAAAGGAGATAGTTTCAGGCTCATCTACACTGAGAAGTTTTTAAAAAATGACTCAGAAATAAAACAGGTCGATAAACTTAAATATGCAGAATTAACATTATCAAACAAAACGACACGTTTATATCGATTTGAAAGTATCGATAAAGGTGCTTATTTTTATGATAATGAAGGCAAGTTAGCCAATAGTTTTTTATTAAAAACGCCACTTGAGGGAGCACGGTTATCATCACACTTTGGTAAAAGAAAACATCCTGTATTGGGTTATACCAGAATTCACAAAGGAATCGATTTTGGCGCACCTAAAGGAACTCCAATATTGGCGGCAGGTAATGGCATTATTGAAAAATCAGGCTGGGGTGGTTCATTTGGTAATTTAATACGTATAAAACATAAAAATGGCTATCAATCCCTTTATGCACATTTAAACGGTTTTGCGAAAGGAATTAAAAAAGGAGTAAAGGTAAAACAAGGTCAGATCATCGGTTATTTAGGCAATACTGGCTTATCACAAGCGCGCCATTTGCATTATGAGATACATAAAAATGGTAGGGCAATCGACCCTTTAAAATTAAAGCAAGCTAGTAGCATAAAATTAAAAGGTAAACAGTTAATCGCTTTTGAAAAATATAAAAAAGAAATCGATGGGTATTTGATTTAA
- a CDS encoding succinylglutamate desuccinylase/aspartoacylase family protein, which translates to MNNNKKSPWNQSQFDNWYQQRPVLPSRDYKKTIEPRIVSINGLPDYRVEKYGNVDYKTNDSNNTAIRTTHNLYRILIGDFTQDKPCYIVIGGTHGYEKSGPLACLKFAEEDAKKLKTKFNIVVYPCLSPGPYEKELRFSEGRIDINRDAFLEGAKTQEMQAFAASLKELHARVFKDDLSQKFTAAIDLHETPFMDIAIDKESAQAGGELFELDIFPRGMFLIAFDEDQALGNKIIQQVRAEGHHVVDDNTLYGSPNHDGILLMSEMGAVTGRVRQLVKHYTTASFTTEYCDEKLTDNTPDNERVDPQMAAIRGMFL; encoded by the coding sequence ATGAATAACAATAAAAAGAGTCCATGGAATCAATCACAATTTGATAATTGGTATCAACAACGTCCAGTACTACCTTCTCGTGATTATAAAAAAACAATTGAGCCAAGAATTGTTTCAATTAATGGCCTGCCTGATTATAGAGTCGAGAAATACGGTAACGTTGATTACAAAACCAATGATTCAAATAATACAGCCATTCGAACAACACATAATCTTTACCGAATATTAATCGGAGATTTTACACAAGATAAGCCCTGTTATATTGTGATCGGTGGCACACATGGATACGAAAAAAGCGGGCCTTTAGCATGTTTAAAATTTGCTGAAGAAGATGCGAAAAAATTAAAAACTAAGTTTAATATTGTTGTTTACCCTTGTCTGAGCCCAGGCCCTTATGAAAAAGAGTTACGATTTAGTGAAGGTAGAATTGACATTAATAGAGATGCATTTTTAGAAGGCGCTAAAACACAAGAAATGCAAGCATTTGCAGCATCTTTAAAAGAGTTACATGCACGTGTATTCAAGGATGACCTATCTCAAAAATTTACTGCGGCAATTGATTTACACGAAACACCTTTTATGGATATCGCGATAGATAAAGAAAGTGCCCAAGCTGGCGGCGAACTATTTGAACTTGATATATTCCCTAGAGGTATGTTCTTAATTGCATTCGATGAAGACCAAGCGTTAGGCAATAAAATCATACAACAAGTGCGAGCCGAAGGTCATCATGTTGTAGATGATAATACTTTATATGGCTCTCCAAACCATGATGGCATTTTACTTATGAGTGAAATGGGTGCTGTAACGGGTCGTGTGCGTCAATTAGTTAAGCATTATACAACTGCCAGTTTTACAACTGAATACTGTGATGAGAAATTAACTGACAATACTCCTGATAATGAACGCGTAGATCCACAAATGGCTGCAATTCGTGGCATGTTTTTGTAA